A single genomic interval of Alistipes sp. ZOR0009 harbors:
- a CDS encoding sensor histidine kinase, with amino-acid sequence MAEWQDPQVFAFGLGIALLFVVLLVGSIIVITRSYIKRVVAEQRKFVKAKMEHQQELLWNSVRVQEKERNRIASDLHDELISKLTVLTYALQMKSDKVNPAELLGNSITIARRITHDLRPPLLEQTTLCELIDDFMSPLKSAYALDCHYSYCREVDLNAEVKLQLFRIVQEVINNALKHAKASTLFVRVHLFKESIALVVGDNGVGFDVDIQAKGLGLKNIELRAQLLKASWKFKSIKGRGSRFLLVFKIDAKS; translated from the coding sequence ATGGCGGAATGGCAAGACCCGCAAGTCTTTGCGTTTGGTTTAGGAATAGCGCTACTATTTGTTGTGCTTTTGGTTGGGAGCATTATTGTTATTACCAGAAGTTACATAAAGAGGGTTGTTGCCGAGCAACGGAAATTTGTAAAGGCAAAAATGGAGCATCAGCAGGAGTTGCTATGGAATAGTGTTCGGGTGCAGGAAAAGGAGCGAAATAGGATCGCTTCAGATCTTCATGATGAGCTTATTTCTAAGTTAACGGTTCTTACCTATGCTTTGCAAATGAAAAGCGATAAGGTTAATCCTGCTGAATTGTTGGGGAATTCAATTACGATAGCGCGTAGAATTACTCACGATTTACGTCCACCATTGCTGGAGCAAACGACGTTATGCGAGCTGATAGATGATTTTATGTCACCTCTAAAGTCGGCGTACGCTTTAGATTGCCACTATAGCTATTGTCGAGAAGTTGACTTGAATGCAGAGGTGAAGCTGCAGCTGTTTCGAATTGTTCAGGAGGTTATTAATAATGCGCTAAAGCACGCAAAGGCATCTACTCTTTTTGTGAGGGTTCATCTATTTAAGGAAAGTATTGCTCTTGTCGTAGGTGATAATGGTGTTGGTTTTGATGTCGATATTCAAGCAAAAGGACTAGGCTTGAAAAATATTGAACTCCGAGCTCAGCTTTTAAAGGCTTCTTGGAAATTTAAATCTATTAAAGGGAGAGGATCTCGCTTTTTATTGGTGTTCAAGATTGATGCTAAGAGTTAA